The Fusarium fujikuroi IMI 58289 draft genome, chromosome FFUJ_chr01 sequence GGAGCTTGATCGTATTGGTTTTCAAGCAAAAGGCGGAAAGATCTGCAAGATGAGAGACGCCGCAGGATCAAGAAAGTCTCTCCATATCAAAGTAACcgctataaaaagaaatataataatttattagaaTTCTTTTGTTCAACAtgagtgaatgaatgaattgCCATGAGcttattacctttttagGGGTCCTCGGATCGGTCTAACAAATCACCCGCCACAGAAAGAACACTCCCCGTCGTCACCCCCTTCCCCAgcagtacctaggtacctaggtaggtaggttgcATCGACCGTTCAAGCCACAATAGCAAAAGGTACGTACCTCGAACTGCATGGGAGTCCTTACATGAGATgggataggtaggtagttacaCATCATCACTAACTACTACCTCAGCTGCAACCAAGACCACCATTCTCAACCCGTTTTGACTTTCGGTGCCGTCGCCCAAAATGTGGTTCTTTGGCAGTTTTCTTTACGGTAACAATACTCCTGTTCTCCTTATTCAGAGCCCATCAGCTAATATAGATCCCAGTTTGTATTCTACTCATCAACGCCGTCGCTGTCCTCTCCGAAGATCGTTTTCTCGCGCGCAGTACGAAACCCTCCCTGGCTCGAGCGAGTCTGTATAGCCCCGCGAACCTCATATCTGACCTGACCTCCCAGTCAATCTCTCTCCCGCTTCTTACGACCCTGCGTTCGGCGCTGGCCCCGATGCCAGCGTCAaagccaagatcatcaatctcatcgCGAGTGTCCGAACCATCATGAGGAGTACGTTCAACGCCCAAACCCACAACCGCGCAAACATAAAGAGCTACTACTTACTGCGCCTTTTGCAATACGAGGAACTAACGTAGCAACAGTGCCACTGATCTTTGTCAATTCCGTTATCATCCTTTATGAGCTCATACTTGGTTGATTAGCGCTATGCCACCCACATACAAGGCGCAGCTGTAAAAAGAGGACACGGTAGACTTTTCTAGGCATCAATGGAGTCCGGCTAATCTTGGAACTGGAgtttttgttgttgatacGAATCACGGGAGGCCATGCGTGGGAGTACTACTCTTTGATATGAATACGATATGGAACGAGGCAGGACGAGATGCGGAACCCTCTTCATGATATAGTAGTGAAGGTAATCTTATTGCATACGTGTGATGCTAAACTCGACATGTGCATATTGTCTCGGACGTCATCTCCTCAGTTCGCTCATAGGCGTCTTATCTTGTTCGAAATATACCCAAATAGCTAAATGCATCAAGGCCTGTCCAAGCCTACGGAGGCTTCCGAACAGGACCTCCAAACACCTATGTATAATACAACTGCCACGCTATGGGTGGTCTTGTTCAGCCCTCGATCAACGTTTGTCGACCAAGCAAGCCCATTCGAGCAGTAATAACCAAGTTTGCTTTCTGCTCCATGCACCCTTGTTCCATCTTCTACTTGATACCTTCTGTAATTAGGCCTTCTTGCCTTCACATAATGCAAGCTGTGGCAAACCTGTTTTTCCTGAGACTAAGGACAACAAAATGCCAGAGACCCGAATGCTGAATGCTTTTGAGGACCACCGTC is a genomic window containing:
- a CDS encoding related to YOS1, subunit of the Yip1p-Yif1p Complex, required for Transport between the ER and the Gol is translated as MWFFGSFLYVCILLINAVAVLSEDRFLARINLSPASYDPAFGAGPDASVKAKIINLIASVRTIMRMPLIFVNSVIILYELILG